The window TCACTCGACTGACCGCGATCGAGGAAGCGACCGGGCGCGGCCGCCCCGTCGACGAGACGCGGCTGCGACGCCACCTCGACGGTCTCGGCCGGCAGTTCGACACGCACATGGCCGCCGAGGAATCGGTCTTCTATCCCGTGCTCGCGCGCACACTGCCGGCGACGGAATCTTCGCTACGCCCGTTGAACGACGAGCACACCGACCTGCGCGAGATGCTGGCCGCCCTGCGCGTCACGCTCGGGCGCCCACGAAGCCCTGAGCGCGACGTGCAGATCGGCATCCAGGCACGCGATCTCGTGGACCTCCTGCGCGCGCACATCCGCAAGGAGGAAGTGGTCGTCTTCGATGTCTCGGAGCGAGTGCTCCGGCCCGGGGAGCTTCGGGGTCTCCACCGCAGGCTGAAGTCCTTCCTCCCCGCACGCGCCCGCCTCGCCGAGGCCGGGCGTGAGAAAGGCAAGCACGGGTCATGAACGTCCTGGTTCGAGGTCTGCTCCTCGCGGCCCTCGCAGCCGCGATGGGTTGTGGTGGATCGAAGTCCGCCGACGAGGGGAAGGATGAGGCCCGCGCCTCGACCGGCGGCTCCGGGGCTTCAGCCTCGGCGTCGAAGTTCGACCAGGGGCCCCGCGCCGGTGAATCGGC of the Candidatus Eisenbacteria bacterium genome contains:
- a CDS encoding hemerythrin domain-containing protein, translated to MESARSRAQSPFDRFRRDHLRVLTRLTAIEEATGRGRPVDETRLRRHLDGLGRQFDTHMAAEESVFYPVLARTLPATESSLRPLNDEHTDLREMLAALRVTLGRPRSPERDVQIGIQARDLVDLLRAHIRKEEVVVFDVSERVLRPGELRGLHRRLKSFLPARARLAEAGREKGKHGS